Part of the Sodalinema gerasimenkoae IPPAS B-353 genome is shown below.
CCATTGCAAACTGGAGTCTAATCTTCAATTTCCCAGATTTTCACCGTCGTATCTCTACTTCCGCTTGCAAGAGTCTTCCCATCTGGACTAAATGCGACAGAATAAACTGGACCTAGATGGTTGAATGTTTGTCGCACTTCTCCAGTTGCAACATCCCAAATTCTGATAGTATTGTCATCACCGCCACTCGCAAGCAGTTGACCATTTGGGCTAAAGCAAACCGAGAAAACAGATCCGGTATGTTCTGTGAAAGTCTTGACAATTTTTCCGGTCGAGATTTCCCATAAAATAATGGGTTGTTCCGCCCCACCGCTGGCAATAATTGTTCCATCTGGGTCAATAGTAACGGAATAAATTGCGCCAACCGACGAGTCAAACCAGGCAACTAGAGAACCGACGAAATCTTCAGGAGACGGTCGATTAAACGTCTTCAGCAATCGAGCGTTACGCCAATTCCAAACTTTAATTGCACCGTCAAGTCCACCGCTGACGAGATAGCGACCATTCTGACTAAATTCAACTGAATTGACATCCCAGCCATGACCTTTGAGGGTTGTCTCAAGTTCTCCGGTTCTCACTTTCCAGAGTTTAATCGTTGCATCAATGTTTCCACTGGCTAAAATTTCTCCATCGGGACTGAAAGCAAGACAGCTAGACCTTAAATTTATTAGATTTCCTCCAACATTTTTTTTAAGCTCTCCGGTTTGAACGTCCCAAATTTTGATATTACTGCTACCCGCCTCTAAATTGCTTGCAGTTGCTAGGGTCATTCCATCAGGGCTGAATTTCACTGATAGAATAGGGCTTGAATGGCCGGTTAGGGTACGGAGAAGATTGCCAGTTTTTAAGTCCCAGAGATTAACAGTTTTATCAGCACCGCCACTGGCTACAATTTGACCGATGGGGCTAACGGCAACAGATTTGACTAACTCTGAATGCTTCCGCAGGGTTTTATTCTGTAGGCTTGACTGTTGAGTTGGGGAGTTACTATATACTGGACTCAATAGCTGCTGATACTCAGCTTCATAACGTGCAATTTGAGGTTTTATTTCATTATCAATACGATGTTGGAGTTCAAATTTGATAGTAGGACTGGAAGCTACCACCAGTTCTCGCTCAAGAGCGGATAGTTTTTGATGAAGTAGCTTGAGTGTTTCTTCTATATGTTTTCTACGCTGATTCATGGGTCAGACTCCCTATAAAATTTGAGCTAAAATGGGTCTGAAGCCTCCGTCCATGTGGGGGGGCGACCACAAGGGTTCGCCCCTACGAAATTGGGTTCAGTTCGGTTTAAAAGGGTAGCCATAAGGGTTCACCCTAGTATAAACCTTATGATTCCGTGTGAACTCATCCCAATCAGCGAGATAAGTCGAAACGCCTGATTTAGCAGAGGTTAAACAATGGATACCATAAACGCCGATCGCCAAATCGTCCAACAGGTTATCTCTCACTATGCCAAACTTCGTCCGTCTCATGGTCAAATTCGATTGGAGACGGTATTTGACGAAAAGCAAGATCGTTATGCACTGATGCAGGTGGGTTGGGACCGAGGTAGACGAGTCCGAGGCAATCTCATCTATATTGTCCTGCGCGACGGCAAAGTCGTCATTGAATATGATGGGATGGAAGCCGGAATTACTCAAGACTTGATTGAGCAAGGCATTCCCGAAGAACGCCTGGTTCTCGGGTTTTTGGACGAGTCCCCGGTGACCCTATCCGCATAACTTACCATTTCCAAGAGTCCCGGCCCCCCTCCTAATCCAGAGCCTGATACAACGCCATATTCTCCGATTCATACTGCGATCGCCACGTCTCCCAAGCCGCCTCAGCCTCCGGTTCACCGACTTGTCCTTTCCCCAGCAGAATCACCCCATCACCCCAATCCAAAATCCCATACTCCCCACTCTCACTCAAACCTTGCAACTTCGGAACCATCACCGCCAAACGAGCGCGATCATGGCGGAACGCCACTTGATAGGTTTGCAAACGCCATAAATCCACCAAAATATACTCCATCCGCTCGACAACCCCTGCATCCGTCAACAACTCCATCTGGGGAAAGCGCAAAATCTCCCGACGACTGGACAAATGGGGAATAATATAGGTCGTCGCCGCCACACCCGCATCCTCGGGAACCTGGGCCAGCAGCGGATAGATGGCCCCAGCATGACGCCATTGGCGAGTGATGGGAACATGAACCCAGGGGTCAATGGAATCGGGAATCAGAAACGATAAACTGCGGTTGGGGTTTCCGCCAATGGTCACCATCACTGAGAGGGTTAGACAGAAAACCCAAAAGCGGCGAATGTTGGGAGTTTTGAACACCTGCGGACGCACGGACCACCAAAGAATCGCCCCATAACAGAGTCCCGGAACCACCGTCATCGCATAGCGGATATTAATCGCTAACACCGACTGTCCCTGAGCTACAAATAGCTTAAAGAGCGGAAAACCGGCGATCGCCCAGGCCCCACCGGAAGCCGCCGGAACAAAGGCAAAGGGAAGCCACTGTCCTAATAAATAACTCATGGTGCGGCCAAAAGGGGTGAAAATCTGCCCAATCAAATGAAACGGCTGACTCAGCATCCCCCAGAGAATCTCTAACGTGGTTGCACTGTCTCCCTCAGCATATTGTCCGAAGCGTTCCATCATAAAGCGTTCGGAAATATCCTCGGAAAACAAGGGCATAATCAAATTGGTCAACCCCACGATGTAGCCAAACCCCAGCAGGCACACCACCGCTCCCCGCGCCGGAAACCGACGACTCAGCAGCATATAGGCCCCCACCCCAAACAGGCCAATTCCTGAATCTTCACGAACCAGCAGGATGGCGATCGCCACCGCCCAAAACAGCCCCCACCAGCGTTTCTCCATCGCCAACAGCAGGGTGAAGGTAAACAGGGGAATCTGACAGATATCATGGAAATTCGCCCAAGTTGGCCCCAATACCGCATTGGCGCAATAGAAGCTGAGGGTAATCAAGGCCGCCAGAGGCGAATCGAGGTGTTGTCGCGCTAGAACATAGAGAACCAATCCCGCTGCGGTGACAAGAATGACTTGTAACACCGTCAGCGTCACCGGGGAGGGAAAGAGACTGTAAATGGGAAGCCAAAACAGTAACGCCGGGGTGAAATGTTGTCCCAGGCGTTGGTAGAACACCGTCGGGAACTCGCCCTGGTGGACCACATTTGTGGATAACGCCGAGGAGAGGGAACTCTGGAAAAACCGTCCCTGGCTGTTATTCCAGAACACTTGGTTAAAAATTCCCTGGTCGTAAGAGGCGTAGAATGTGTAGTAGCGATGCAGTGTAATGGTGAGACTCACCAAGAAAAACACCATCGCCGCTGCGATCGCGACTCGAAACCAAGGATTTTTGAGTGACGTGACTCCCATTGGGCTTTTTTTTAACATGAGTGGCTAGACCTAAGGACAGATAGAGAGCGCGTTTAGGGCGATCGCCCCCAACCCTAGCTCAAAAAATTATCCCCCAGTTGTGATCCCAGTTGGCCCTGAAATCTAAAGAAGATATTAAAGTAGAAGGGAAATGCGTCAAAATTAAGCTAAGCCTCTCAGTCAACTGTCCCCCCACCCTGATGTCACCAACCTATGCTGATGCAGCAAGAGATGACATGGTAGCATCTCCTAACTTCAACACCTATCCCAACGCAGTCTTACAACTGCTCCTGTTTGTCGATCGCCGTTCGAGTTCCCAGGAAGAACTCAAGCGCATTCGCGGCTACCTCGACAGCGTAAAATCCGATGGCAATTTTGCCCTAGAGGTGATTGACGTCAGCGAACAGCCCTATCTGGCAGAACATTTTAAACTCATTGCCACCCCAACCCTGATCAAAGTTCATCCCGAACCCCGGCACAGCCTTACTGGCAGTAACCTGGTGTCTCAATTGGACCATTGCTGGGGGAAATGGCAACAGTCGGCCCATGAGTATAGCGATCGCTGTCCCACAACTATTCATGACGGCCAGGGTTCCGTCAACTCCTGTTTTCCCTCCATCGCCACCTCCTCAGAAATTATCCAACTCTCCGACGAAGTCTTCCGCCTCAAACAAGAAAAAGAGGAACTGCAAGAGCAACTACGGTTCAAAGATCGCCTCATATCCATGTTGGCCCATGATCTACGCAACCCCCTCACCTCCACCTCCATCGCCCTAGAAACCCTCGAAACCCTCAGCCGTCCCGACAACGCCGACAAACTCAAAGCCAACCCCAACCTAACCGATCGCCTGCTGCAACACGCCCGCACCCAAACCCGGCAAATCGAGCAAATGATCTTCGATGTCCTCGAAAGCGCCCGCAGTCAAGATGGCTACCTCTCGATTGTGCCGCAACAGATCAACCTTGCCGAACTCTGCCAAGATGCCCTCAATCGCCAATGGGAGAACTTCGAGACACGAGGCTTAACCGTCCAGACTGACTTACCCCAAGACTTACCCGACGCACACGCCGACGCCAACCGGGTGCGACAAGTCTTAATGAACCTCCTCGACAACGCCGCCAAATACACCCCAGAAGGAGGAACCATCTCCCTGGCCTTACTCCATCGCACCGCCCAGAAAATCCAAGTCAGCATCAGCGACACCGGCCCCGGCATCCCCTTTGACAAACAACAGCGAATTTTCGATGATCGCGTGCGCCTCGAACGGGATGAACAAACCGATGGCTATGGCCTGGGGTTATCCCTTTGTATGCGGGTCGTGCGATCGCACTACGGACAAATCTGGGTCGACTCCCAACCGGGACAGGGGAGTACCTTTCACTTCACCCTGCCCGTCTATCGCCCCTAGGGTTAACCCTTAGCCACCCCTTTACCAAAGAACTTCGGCGGCTGGGCCTTCGTATAGACTTCTGTCTCCCGTTCAATCGCCTGACGCAGATGTAGCGGCAGAGAACTCAGGCCCAACCAGGTAATCCCATCAAACATCCGCAGGCCCCCCGTTGTTTTTTCAGCCAAACAACGGTCAATCTCCTCAGCAGAAGCCTTAAACCCCTCCTGAGACGCCAACGCAAAGCCCCAAGGAGAGGCATAGGTGGGAACATGGGAGTGATAGGATTGCACCTGAGGAAAAATATCCTTCAGGGTATTGACAATTCGCGCATGAAGCTGTAACTCTTCCGGTGCAACGGGTCCCGCCTGAACCACAAACTGGCCCTGGGGGGAGAGAACATCGCGAATCTGTTGAAAATACTCCTTCGTAAACAATTGGAACGAGGGGCCTTCCTCAATCGGGTCTGAGAGGTCCGAAATCACCACATCCCACTGCACCTGAGTCTCATCGAGATATTGCAGCGCATCCCCAATCACCAATTCAGCGCGGGGGTCATCAAAGGAGTTTTGGTGCATTTCCGGCAGATGTTGCCGACAGGCCGCCACCACATCCCCATCAATATCCACCATAACCGCCTGTTCCACCGTCGTCCAGCGCAACACTTCCCGCAGGGTGGCCCCTTCCCCGCCGCCGAGAATCAGCACCTTGCGGGGGTTCCCGTGGGCCAAACAAGCCGGGTGAACCAGGGGTTCATGATAGAGAAATTCATCCCCAGTACAAGATTGCCATTTTCCATCGAGAACCAGCGCCTTTCCATAGGCCCCAGTTTCCACGATGTGCATCTCCTGATATTGGGTGTGTTGGAATGCTAAGAGTTTTGTCACCCCATGAATGTAGATATCCCAGGGGGTAATATACTCCGTAATCCAGAGGTCAGCTTTAACGTCACTACCTGCCATATTGATTGACTCGTCCTCGCCGTAGGTTGCGAAATTTGCAGACGTATCAGTCTATCATGGTTTTCCCCAAGGCGTGAGGTTTTTGAAGGTTTTCATCCAATCGTCGTTTTACAGCGTTACCACCAATCATTTTTCCTCACGGTCAGCTGCAAAACTAAGACAAGCTTTAATATCTTCTGAGGTGAGTTCTGAGAAATCTTCTAAAATTTCTGTTTCAGTCATTCCACCTGCTAGATATTCTAAAATATCATAGACTGTGATTCGCATTCCTCTAATGCATGGCTTGCCACTGCGTTTTCCAGGCTCAATTGTAATAATGTTTTGGTAGTCCATAATGTTGCAGTTGATAGAAAGCTTTGTTTGAGGTTGTTATATCATTAATAACTTGGAGTCATGGTTCAGCCTCATGAGAAAATGCCCCATGGGTTTCCCCACCATAGCGTTTTCTCCCTAGGATTATCCACTTATGCTTGGGTTGAGTTCCTGATAATTTGGAGGGATTTGATGGTGGCTCTCATGGCTTTGAAGCCTCATAAGACCCTCTATTTTTGATGGAGCTTAGGCGCTCTATCTCTGATACGGTAACAGTTATAGCCACCTTATCATTCTCTCAGCTTAATATGCAAAGCAAAAATTTTCGTCGAAACTTATAAAACGGTCAGTAAAATTGCTTGTATCCCTTGCCAGATAAGAGCTTCCGGCATTTATTCTACATACCAGGGTCGGAGGAGCCGAAAATTGTTCCTCCCAAAGACAGATGCAAGTGGGTCTAACTCCTCGGTTACAGTAGAACCACACCGCCTAATTTGGTACACCCATGACTTTACCTACTGGAAAATCGGCTTCATTTTGGATTGATTCAACGCCAACCTCTACATTTTCTCCTTTTATTAATAATCTCGTGGTCGATGTAGCGATTGTTGGTGCCGGAATCGCTGGACTGACCGCTGCAACCCTGTTAAAGCGTGCGGGTAAAACTGTTGCGGTGATTGAGTCAAAACGAGTTGCCATGGGTGTGAGCGGTCATACAACGGCAAAGGTAACTTCCCTGCATCAGTTAATCTATGCCGATCTAATTCAGCAATTGGGAGAAGACAAAGCCCGCCTGTATGGAGAGTCTAACCAAGCAGCAATGGAGCAGGTGGCTCAACTGGTTAAAGAAGAACAAATTGATTGTGATTTTAGCCGTCAAAGTGCTTACACCTTTGCGGATTCTCCAGAACAGTTGAGTCAAGTTGAAGCTGAGGTGGAGGCGGCAATTAAACTGGGACTTCCCGCCTCATTTGTCAAAGAGACCTCACTCCCCTTTGCCATTGAAGGAGCGGTTAAGTTTGAAAATCAAGCCCAGTTTCATGTCCGTAACTATTTACTCCATTTAGCTGAAACAATTCCCGGTAATGGTAGCTATTTGTTTGACGATACGCGAGTGGAGACCGTTGATGAAGACAGCCCTTGTCAAGTTAAAACGACCAAGGGGGTACTTAAAGCCAAAGATGTCATCGTCACCACAAATTTACCCATTCTGGATCAAGGACTGTTTTTTGCGAAATCCTATCCGAAACGTTCTTATATTGTCGCCGCTTCGATTGATCCAGCCAAAGCACCTGATGGTATGTTTATTGGCATCGGGAAGCATTCTCGATCGCTACGGACAACGCCCTACAATGACGGTGTACTCTTGCTGATTGGGGGCGAGAGTCATAAAACGGGTAAAATTTCTCAGACAGAGGAACGGTATCTGCCGCTAGAAGAGTATGGTCGCACCCAGTTTGGCATAGATACCTTCGACTATCGCTGGTCAACTCAGGATATGGTATCTTTCGACAAGTTACCCTACATTGGCAAGTTGACCCCGTTCAACAATCATATTTATGTTGCCACGGGATTTAGTCTCTGGGGTATGACCAAGGGTACCTTATCGGCGATGATCCTGTCTGATCTGATCTTAGGGAAATCCAATCCCTGGGCAGATCTATATGATGCCACTCGTGCCACTCCCTTTGTCTCAGAAACCTCGATCAAAGAGAATCTGGATGTGGGTAAGCATTGGATTGGCGATCGCTTGAAGGGATTAAATAACTCCTCTTTTTCTGATGTTAGCAACGGGGAAGGGAAATTACTCACCCGTGATTGGGACAAAGTCGCTGCGTATCGAGATGAACAGGGTTCAATCCATGCAGTTTCCGCCGTTTGCCCTCATTTAGGCTGTATTGTTAACTGGAATAGTGCTGAGAAGAGTTGGGATTGTCCCTGTCACGGTTCCCGCTTTAGCTGTGATGGACAAATTCTCCATGGACCAGCGGTTAAGGAACTGGAACGGATTGAATAACTTGCTTGGGATTAGATGGCTGTATCTCCATTGTGCGTAGTGGGAGCATCTTGCTCTCCTTAGTCAGGGAGAAGACTCATGAATGCTGGGCTAAGTTATACCATTTTTCGAAATGCTTGCTATACATCCGACACCGAGGAGGGCGACCACAAGGGTACGCCCCTACGGACATCTATGGCACGACTTCTGAAAATTGGTATTACGTCTTGTCGCTGCTGTTGCAGGAAGGTCAGGAAATTCTCATCCGAACCGCCTTGGATTTCCGGCCTCGCACTTTCTCTAATCTGACTTAGTTTCATGATGAGTTTCAACAGAGTCTCGAACTTTTTTTCTGTACTCAGGCCTTAAATACCTCTCGTTGTCTAAGCAATCAATTACAGATATTCCCAACTCATACATGGCTTCAAAAGCCGCATTCTCATATTTATTGTACTCAGTTATATCCTTAATTATATCTTTCTGTCCATGCGCTATATTATTTCTTCTGTTTACTAATGTTCTAAGTAAAATCTCATGTTTATCTACTATTGAGCATGACAATCCAGCATCTGTTGAGTTCTTTTTAAGCAACACAGGCTTTAAATTGCTATCTGCTTTTAAGCGAATCTTAAATTCAACATTATCATTCGTTAACGCTGGAAGCTCGTTTGAAAAAAAGTTCCAAACTTCATCTGGCGATAAATCACCCCCAAGCTCTTTAAAGCGTTTTCTTAGTGATAGCTTTATGATTTCCTCACAACATTGATTGCGCTTAACATTTTGCTTTTGAATTGTATCGAGGTATAAATCCCATGCAAATCTGCAAAAACCTTCATAATGAGCATATAGGAGGGTTGTTATGGCTCTCAAGAGAGCCTCATATCTTACAGGTTTCTTAGCTCGATCAGTTGTTATGATTTGACTTTTAATTGCAGCTAGTTCCGCTTCTCTCCAGTTCAGATCAGCCTCAATTTCGCTCGCCCAATTACTCATGAAAATCAGTCCGGAAGCTGAGCCAAACCGTCTTGAATATATCTAATCCTATTAGAGAGCTTGGTTTTCGTGCCAGCTCCAGGACCAACATTATCTTTAAATGTTTCTGATTGGACGATCTTAATAATTTCAGTCCTAACCAAAGAATCATCCAACGTATGTAGTTTTTCTAGTATCCTAAATACTCCAATGGTAACGGCTTCAAAGTATGCAGGAGCCAAAGCACCAATTGGTGATTGATCGCGATATCGGACAAAAGCACCACTGCCAAGAATTTGGCTTAAGTAATCAAATAATCTATTAAAATCTTGCGTTTCAGCGGAATAATCAAATTGTATTTTTTCCAGTAAGATGTCTTCCATGTATGTGTCTAACCAATCTCTCACGCTTCCTCGGAAGAGATCTTGAGCATTTTTAGCGGCAAAAAATCTTAAAACAAGCTCTTCGTCACCCTTTTGTTCTTTTTCTAATTGGGATAATGTATCTATGCAAGTCCTAAAGTTTGGATAGGAGGATTTTTCTTGTAGAAATGTATAAAATTTTATACCTGACTCACCCAGCATCCTAGAAGAACAGTTGCGGATTTCCTGTGGCGCTAGAATCGATCCCCCAGTATTTAACCTTTTGAACATTGCATAACGGAGAAATGACTTGCTTTGCCGTCTAATAATCACTGTTCTTACAGAGGATCTTTTTATCCTAAGCTTAAGTCTCAACGGCAAATCCTCAAATGTCAGATTATTCAATTCTGAGATTTGATCACAACCCTCTAACGTTAGAGGGTTTAACGTTTCTCCCTCCACATCAGTAAAATCTAGCACACTAGCATCAATGAATTGAATCACAGAGCTAAGGCGCTGTAAGCCATCAATTAATTCCAAAACACCATCTGAGTTCTCAATCGTAAATATTTGTGGTATCGGCAACTCAAGGAGTATCGATTCAATCAAACGAGACTTTTGTTGATTGGACCATCTGAACAATCTTTGATATTCGGGTTGAATAATGAGTTCTTTCTGAGAATATAAGTTTATGATTTCTCCGAAGCTAAGATCAATGGATTCAGTGCGAACTTCACCAATTTTGATATCTATTTGTTCGTCTATTAATTCCGTCATATTAGTCTCGCTTTTTTAACTTCTACTGCTAAGCGAAAATTAAACCTCAAACATTTAATGTATTATCCCGAATCCGCCGTGAGATGAGGGAGTCATGGAGTCATACAGAATCTGTACAAAGCGGGGTTTTCACAACTCGATTTCCCATTATACCGTGAATGCCATCTAACTCCTGCCAGCCTTGTACCGTCAAGCGATCGCAATCTAACCCCGGGACTCTGTTACCCGCAACTGCCAGATAACACACCGACGGGGGAACTGTCTAGAGTTCAGGCGGGCCAGGCCCACCTGAATCTCCAACATGATGTTAAGCGTCGTCGAGGGCAGCAATCCCCGGCAGAACCTTCCCTTCAAGGAGTTCTAAACTGGCACCGCCTCCGGTGGAAATGTGGCTCATTTTCTCAGCCACACCCACTTTTTCCACAGCCGCCACCGAGTCACCACCGCCGATAATCGTGATGGTTCCTTTCTCCGTTAAACCGGCTAGAGTTTGCGCGATCGCCTCAGTCCCTTTAGCAAACTTATCAAACTCAAACACGCCCATCGGACCATTCCAAATCACCGATTTGCACTGTTCCAATGCTGCTTGGAACGTTTTAATGGAATCAGGACCAATATCTAAGCCCATCCAACCATCAGGAATCGACTCAACGGCAACCGTTTGGTCATTGGCATCAGGGGCGAAGTTGTCCGCCAAAACCACATCGGTAGGCAGCAATAACTCAACCCCCCGTTCCTTGGCTTTGGCTTCGAGGGACTTAGCCAACTCCAGTTTGTCTTCTTCCACCAAAGACTTACCAACACTCAAACCTCGGGCTTTGTAGAAGGTGAAAATCATACCGCCGCCGATGAACAGCTTGTCCACCTTCTCTAACAGCGTATCAATCACCCCAATTTTACTGGAGACTTTCGAGCCACCCACGATCGCCGCCAAAGGACGTTGGGGATTCTCAATGGCATTTTGCAGGAATTTCAGTTCCTTCTCAATCAGATAACCCGCCACACAGGTATCCACATACTTCGTCACCCCTTCCGTGGAGGCGTGGGCGCGGTGGGCGGTTCCGAAGGCATCATTGACATAGACATCGGCCAACTCTCCCAGTTGTTTGGCAAACTCAGGATCATTGGCTTCCTCTCCAGCATAGAAGCGGGCGTTCTCCAGAAGCAAGACATCCCCATCGGCGAGACTGTCCACAGCGGCTTTCACCGCATCACCGACACAGTCATCGCACTTGGTGACGTTCTTACCCAGTAATTCCGAGAGACGCACCCCAACCGGAGTCAGACGCATCGACTCATTCACCTGGCCTTTGGGGCGGCCAAAGTGACTGATGAGGATGACTTTCGCGCCTTTACCCGTCAAGTCGAGAATCGTGGGGAGGGCAGCGCGAATCCGAGTGTCATCGGTGATTTTACCCGTATCATCGAGGGGGACGTTGAAATCCGCACGGACGAGGACACGCTTGCCAGATAACTCGGCTGAGGACAAATTTGCTACAGTTTTCTTAGACACGTATTATCTCCTAAATTCTTAATGGCTAATTCTCGACGGCTAGACATGACCGTAGGCCTCGATCCCATGGGATGTCGAGGCTCAGCTTGAGACTTGCAACCGAGATAATTCTACCAAAGCCTTGTCCGTCTCAGGCATCGATCGCTCCAGTGGGAACTTGCAAACTATGAAGTCTAGGGGGCGATCGCCGGATAATCTGAGACAATTAGGCCTAGGGGTGGATTGACCCTGGCCCCCAACTCAGGGGACTCACCCCGAACAATCGGGTTCACTAAAAGAGATGACCATGTTTAAAAGTGTATTATTCCCGGTCGATGGTAGCCGCGAATCCCGTGAGGCGGCAGTTGTTGTCGCCGATATCGTCAAAACCTATCAAGCTAAACTCACCATTCTCTCAGTGGTGGAACCTCCCGAAGAAGGACAAGAACCAACACCCAACAACTCCCCCGAGGCCATTGCCAATCTCCTCAAAAGCGCCCAGGAGGTGTTTGCCCAGCAAGGTATTGAAGCCGAGGCCGTTGAACGGCAAGGGAAGGCGGCGTTTACCATTTGCGATGTGGCCGATGAACTGGATATGGATTTGATTGTCATGGGCAGTCGTGGCACCGGCTTAACCGATGAAGGGGCCGCTGAAAGTGTCACGAATCTGACCATCAATCTCTCTCCCTGTCCAGTCTTGGTAGTTCCCTAATGGCGGCAATTCAATGGTACCCGGGCCATATCGCCCGGGCTGAACGGCAACTCAAAGAACAACTCAACCGCGTCGATGTGGTGTTGGAGGTTCGCGATGCCCGCATTCCCCTGGCCACCCATCATCCTCAGTTAGAGGGCTGGTTGGGAGACAAGGCCCGTGTCTTGGTTCTCAATCGTATGGATATGATTTCCCCGGCGGTTCAGGAGGCTTGGGAGTCTTGGTTTCGCGATCGCGGCGAAGTGCCCTATTTCACCGATGCCCGTCAGGGGAAAGGGGTGTCTCAGGTGGCCCGGGCGGCGGAAAAAGCCGGTTCTGGGGTTAACGAACGGCGCATCTCCCGAGGAATGCGCCCTCGCCCCATTCGGGCCGTGGTGATTGGCTTCCCTAATGTAGGCAAATCCGCCCTTATTAACCGCCTCTTGCGGCGTAAGATCGTCGAAAGTGCTAGACGGGCTGGGGTGACTCGCCAGTTGCGCTGGGTGCGTTTGAGCGATCGCCCCGGCAAATCCGCCAATCTGGAAATCCTCGATGCCCCCGGTATTATTCCCTGGCGCTTGGATAATCAGGATAATGCCGTCAAACTGGCCATTTGTGAGGATATCGGCGAAGCGTCTTATGATAACCAGCGAGTGGCGGCGATGATGGTGGATTTGATGACTCAGTTACCGGAGTTAGCCGGCCAACAGCCCCCCTCAGAACTGCTGCGCGATCGCTATGGCCTGAATCCCCAGGACATGACTGGGGAGTCCTATCTAACTCAATTAGGGGGCGATCGCCATCAAGGGGATATCGAACGGGCCGCCTGTGAACTTCTCAATGATTTCCGCAAAGGAACCCTTGGCAAAATCCCCCTAGAATTGCCGGTCTGAGGGGCTTCAGACA
Proteins encoded:
- a CDS encoding XisI protein yields the protein MDTINADRQIVQQVISHYAKLRPSHGQIRLETVFDEKQDRYALMQVGWDRGRRVRGNLIYIVLRDGKVVIEYDGMEAGITQDLIEQGIPEERLVLGFLDESPVTLSA
- a CDS encoding FAD-dependent oxidoreductase, which encodes MTLPTGKSASFWIDSTPTSTFSPFINNLVVDVAIVGAGIAGLTAATLLKRAGKTVAVIESKRVAMGVSGHTTAKVTSLHQLIYADLIQQLGEDKARLYGESNQAAMEQVAQLVKEEQIDCDFSRQSAYTFADSPEQLSQVEAEVEAAIKLGLPASFVKETSLPFAIEGAVKFENQAQFHVRNYLLHLAETIPGNGSYLFDDTRVETVDEDSPCQVKTTKGVLKAKDVIVTTNLPILDQGLFFAKSYPKRSYIVAASIDPAKAPDGMFIGIGKHSRSLRTTPYNDGVLLLIGGESHKTGKISQTEERYLPLEEYGRTQFGIDTFDYRWSTQDMVSFDKLPYIGKLTPFNNHIYVATGFSLWGMTKGTLSAMILSDLILGKSNPWADLYDATRATPFVSETSIKENLDVGKHWIGDRLKGLNNSSFSDVSNGEGKLLTRDWDKVAAYRDEQGSIHAVSAVCPHLGCIVNWNSAEKSWDCPCHGSRFSCDGQILHGPAVKELERIE
- a CDS encoding DUF2079 domain-containing protein, giving the protein MGVTSLKNPWFRVAIAAAMVFFLVSLTITLHRYYTFYASYDQGIFNQVFWNNSQGRFFQSSLSSALSTNVVHQGEFPTVFYQRLGQHFTPALLFWLPIYSLFPSPVTLTVLQVILVTAAGLVLYVLARQHLDSPLAALITLSFYCANAVLGPTWANFHDICQIPLFTFTLLLAMEKRWWGLFWAVAIAILLVREDSGIGLFGVGAYMLLSRRFPARGAVVCLLGFGYIVGLTNLIMPLFSEDISERFMMERFGQYAEGDSATTLEILWGMLSQPFHLIGQIFTPFGRTMSYLLGQWLPFAFVPAASGGAWAIAGFPLFKLFVAQGQSVLAINIRYAMTVVPGLCYGAILWWSVRPQVFKTPNIRRFWVFCLTLSVMVTIGGNPNRSLSFLIPDSIDPWVHVPITRQWRHAGAIYPLLAQVPEDAGVAATTYIIPHLSSRREILRFPQMELLTDAGVVERMEYILVDLWRLQTYQVAFRHDRARLAVMVPKLQGLSESGEYGILDWGDGVILLGKGQVGEPEAEAAWETWRSQYESENMALYQALD
- a CDS encoding DUF433 domain-containing protein, whose product is MDYQNIITIEPGKRSGKPCIRGMRITVYDILEYLAGGMTETEILEDFSELTSEDIKACLSFAADREEK
- a CDS encoding histidine kinase, translated to MSPTYADAARDDMVASPNFNTYPNAVLQLLLFVDRRSSSQEELKRIRGYLDSVKSDGNFALEVIDVSEQPYLAEHFKLIATPTLIKVHPEPRHSLTGSNLVSQLDHCWGKWQQSAHEYSDRCPTTIHDGQGSVNSCFPSIATSSEIIQLSDEVFRLKQEKEELQEQLRFKDRLISMLAHDLRNPLTSTSIALETLETLSRPDNADKLKANPNLTDRLLQHARTQTRQIEQMIFDVLESARSQDGYLSIVPQQINLAELCQDALNRQWENFETRGLTVQTDLPQDLPDAHADANRVRQVLMNLLDNAAKYTPEGGTISLALLHRTAQKIQVSISDTGPGIPFDKQQRIFDDRVRLERDEQTDGYGLGLSLCMRVVRSHYGQIWVDSQPGQGSTFHFTLPVYRP
- the speE gene encoding polyamine aminopropyltransferase is translated as MAGSDVKADLWITEYITPWDIYIHGVTKLLAFQHTQYQEMHIVETGAYGKALVLDGKWQSCTGDEFLYHEPLVHPACLAHGNPRKVLILGGGEGATLREVLRWTTVEQAVMVDIDGDVVAACRQHLPEMHQNSFDDPRAELVIGDALQYLDETQVQWDVVISDLSDPIEEGPSFQLFTKEYFQQIRDVLSPQGQFVVQAGPVAPEELQLHARIVNTLKDIFPQVQSYHSHVPTYASPWGFALASQEGFKASAEEIDRCLAEKTTGGLRMFDGITWLGLSSLPLHLRQAIERETEVYTKAQPPKFFGKGVAKG
- a CDS encoding WD40 repeat domain-containing protein, with the protein product MNQRRKHIEETLKLLHQKLSALERELVVASSPTIKFELQHRIDNEIKPQIARYEAEYQQLLSPVYSNSPTQQSSLQNKTLRKHSELVKSVAVSPIGQIVASGGADKTVNLWDLKTGNLLRTLTGHSSPILSVKFSPDGMTLATASNLEAGSSNIKIWDVQTGELKKNVGGNLINLRSSCLAFSPDGEILASGNIDATIKLWKVRTGELETTLKGHGWDVNSVEFSQNGRYLVSGGLDGAIKVWNWRNARLLKTFNRPSPEDFVGSLVAWFDSSVGAIYSVTIDPDGTIIASGGAEQPIILWEISTGKIVKTFTEHTGSVFSVCFSPNGQLLASGGDDNTIRIWDVATGEVRQTFNHLGPVYSVAFSPDGKTLASGSRDTTVKIWEIED